Within the Miscanthus floridulus cultivar M001 chromosome 17, ASM1932011v1, whole genome shotgun sequence genome, the region CGGGGAGAACCACCGCCATTGTTCTTGTGCTAGGCCTCCactgtcttggggagagcctccgccatcTCGGGGAGAACCACCGCCATTGTTCTTGTGCTAGGCCTCCACCGTCTTGGGAAGAGCCTCCACCATCTCGGGGAGAACCACCGCCATTGTTCTTGTGCTAGGCCTcagccgtcttggggagagcctccgccatcTCGGGGAGAACCACCACCATTGTTCTtgtgctaggcctccgccgtcttggggagagcctccgccatcTCGGGGAGGACCACCGCCATTGTTCTtgtgctaggcctccgccgtcttggggagagcctccgccgtttTAGGGACAGCCTCCGCCATTATTCCTTCAATAGGCCTCTTCGAGGGGGAGTTGGCCCATACTccgtatgggctcccccaacagtagcccctcagcTACTAGGTTATGGACGGTACTACATGACCTAGTAGATGTTCATACAAGAAGAGGCACTGTACAACCCAGATCTTGGTTGCGAGGATTGCCCTCCGCAACCCGTTCATGCACGCCTcgctaaaaactccatcccaaaaaccctgtgggaaaaaagggcatggagaaaagagcacgcgCATGACTCTAACCTATACATGCACTAAATCCTTAGGCTTTTAGCTCTGGGTGCCTTCATCTTCCAGATTTCTTCATCTATGGCCTTCGGCTCCTTCTGCTGCTTCCATAGCATGGTTCATCGGCTTCGCTCAGTGCTCTGGTCTTCATTTCTGGGACCTTCACGATGCGTGGGTCTGTATCCTTGAGGCCTTTGCTTCTGATGTCTTTTTGGCGCACAAGTGTGTCTCCAAGGCCCGATTGTATGAGCCTTCGTCTGTGTCTCTTCTCGGTGCAGAGGTCTTCACCTTCGGGTCTTCCGCCATTGGTGTCATCTCGGCGTGCGGGTCTCCGCCTCCGAGGCCTCCCCAGGTCTTCATCTCTAGGGTCTTCGCCTCCGAGGCCTCCCTAGGTCTTCATCTCTGGGGTCTTCGCCTCTAgtgcctccgccgtcttggggagagcctccgccatcTCGGGGAGAACCACCGCCATTATTCTtgtgctaggcctccgccgtcttaggGAGAGCCTCCGCCATCTCGGGGAGGACCTCCGCCATTGTTCTtgtgctaggcctccgccgtcttggggagagcctccgccattCCGGAAAGAGCCTCCGCCGTTTTAGGGACAGCCTCCGCCATTATTCCTTCAACAGGCCTCTTCGAGGGGGAGTTGGCCCATACTccgtatgggctcccccaacaaTCGGCGTCCCAGATCGCCAGTGCTCGGGAAGGGCAGCACGATGGCTTAGATCCACATCGGGGGAAGACGAATCCGGTGATGGGACGCAGCAGAGGTAGGGCTCCGCGTACAAGGCGACGGCCATGCCGATTTGGACGACTTCCCAAATTGGTGGAAGGCGACGCTTCAGCAGGCTTGTGTCTGACGGTGGCGCTCGGAGACaggtccccccccccccacatccAACGCCCTTCCCCCCACtagccctagcgccgccgccgccgaagatTGCATCCGGCGAGACCCTATGGCGACGGCAGCGGAGGTGGTCGAGAGGGCGGCGGGTAGCGGTGAGGTGTCGGTGGCGCCATCCCTTTGGGCAGTGGCGGGTTTGGCGGGGGATGGTGGCGGCCTAAGCGTTGATGGCCAGTCCTCGCCAGGGAGAAGGCGGATCCAGCGGAGGTGGTTCCGTAGGCAGTCCTAGCGGTGGCGGCGACCTGGGAGTCCGAAAACCTCCTCGATGGCGGTGGCAACCCTAGGGGCACCGACGGCCTGAGTGCCGGTGAAGATCTCGGCGAGGAAGAGGTAGATCCCGTTTGCAGTGGCGGCCCTAGGGGAGGCGAAGACGATATCCTCGACAGTAGGACAAAGGACTCTAGCAGAGGCGACACTATGATCCGAGTGACTATGGCTGCCCTATGGGCGGCAGAGACCTTGAAATCTGGCGAAGCGGAAGCGGATCCTGTCGGCTTACGTCTAATCGTCTAGTTCTGACGATAGATTAAGGTGGGCTAACCGGCTGCACTTGACATCACCTCACTTGAAGCGGATGAAGTTGGCCCCAGCGGAGGTTCGCAGCGATGGCGCACTAGGGGGTGGCGGCGACTTGACAACTTTCACTCGCCGAATCTGGCCATTTTAGGAGAGGATGGCAGGAAGCAAGGATGTGACGAGGTcgtagttttttcctttttttggttGTGTGTTCTTCTCTTTGTTGAGGTGTGAGTCTAAGTGCTCTTGTATTCTTTTGGCGTGGATATAAAGGCCAGATTAATgaatccattatctaaaaaaacagAGGGTGTTATGATATCAGTGATTGGCGTGACTGCTTGTTCCCTTGTATGCGTgattgattgttttttttttttttttgtggcaGTGCGTGATTGATTGTTGTATCTCTAGATTAGGAACGCTAGCACGAATTGCTTTATTTCCTTTCTCTGTAATCTTGTAATGCAAGCTACACTTATACAAGGCACGTGCAGGGGCTGTTCCTGGATATTTAACACGGAACCGTGATCCCTAACGGGCATCACGGTAACTCCAATTTCACAATCATCACAGTTTATCCTATGTCATCTTCTCTGAAATCTTGCTCTATTCCACCGCACCATCCATCAACGTTCAACGGTGTGTGGGAAGCTGCTCACCACGGAGGAATGTGTTGATCAGTGTCAGCCCTTCAGCAGGCTTGTTAAGGGGCACCAGGTGACCTGCACCCCTGACCGTCACCATGCTCATCCCATAGTACTCCACAAACCTCCCAGCAACCTGCATGCCACGTTGTGCCCctcatttttatttatttttattagcATCACTGGCTACTGGTATGTTCAACGCACAAGATGTTCAGATAAGCTGTTAGTTCAGACCTACCTGTTTGTCAAGGTACCAGGGTTGCCACTGGGTCTTCATAGGCAGCTTGAGTGCTTCCACACAGTACCGGGAGCCGATCACTGGGACCCTACCATCTGCGTCACCGCTTCATTGACAAATAAATGGATGCATTATAGAGAGAGTGATTGATGGGTGTGAAGAATTCACTTGAGCATGCACTTGTTGTGAGACTTCAGAGAAGGTACACATGAAAAGGAAGTTATGCCTAACATGCATAGATGTAGGACATTCTCAGTGTGCTCAAAGAACCAGACCTGTAGAGCCAAACTCTCAGTCCTGCTTTGATGAGCTTAGAGTATATGGGTAGGACCGAGAATACCGAGAAATTGTAGGAATTCAGGATGGGATCACTGCACAAGAGATGAATGAGTTCATGTTCTTTTTGTTCCAGAAGAAATCCAGTAACTGGTACTTAAGTATATCCACAAGAGAACAGCTTTGAGGCGATCCACCTGCAGACATGCCATTTCACTGGAAGCGATCCACTGACGACATTAGCATGAAACACCTTCTGCACTTCCTTCTTGTTGAAGTAGTCCTCAGCATAGGATGAGTAGCACGGATCATAGCCAGAGAACATCCGTATCCTTCTCCTGAACTTCTCCTGGCATTTCGAAGATAAGCATCATTAATTTTAGGAAGGATCTTTGACCTGCTGGAACTTTCTGCATTCATATGCAAGGATACTATACCTGATCATTCATGAAGAATGCATGATTTTCAGAAGACGCTGAACTCTGGTTTAGAAGGCACTTGGGTGCATAGATGTTGTATATGTCGATCTCGTCGTACTGATTATAGACGATATCCATGACAGCATTGCAGTTATCAGACCAATTAAAGTTCTTGAAGTCGCAATACTTTTTGATGCGGTCGTATATTTCATCAGACACAACTGAGTGGCTCCAGGCATACTCAGCTAGCCCTTTTGAATCATAGTAATAATTAGTAATAGGATTCCCAACCTACAATAAGTCCATTCTGAATGTATTATGTTCCAGCAGGAATTGATTTCTCATGTGCATAGCTTGAACATAACTCTCGTTTCCATTCTTTTTTTGGTTCATATACCCAatgtaaatttttttaaaaaattatccACATAGAAAGTTTAGAAACCTTATGCACTATCCCAAAAAAGGTGGAAAATGTTTTCTTCTGGTTTTCTGAATGTTCAATTCACGGGATATTTCATTTGTTGTAGAGATTGTGAAGACTTCTAATCAGACTTGCATTTGTTCAAAAAATATATTATGCAATATAACATTCAGAAAACCAGCAGATATACTATCAGGTGCTGTATCTTTTACGTGTGAAACAATTTATTTAAAAAGGAAAATTCTTGCAGCATAAATCTAATTCAAATCCTCACAATGAACCCCTTGAGGTTGATATACGTTTTGCCCTTCTTGTCCTTGTTCCTATCATAAACAAGTTCAGCCAGCTGTGGCACATAATGACCTGCAGCATAAGAAGTTCAGATTTCTTCTTCAGTGACGTACAGGAGACACGGTTCCGAAGGCATTTCTCCATAGATGTTGCTATCAACTAAGACCGATGTAATTCGTGAACCTACCACACTAGTTATTTGATCATTCTTTTAGTAGACATATGTTTGGAGATCCAATGAACCACTAAAAATATTTAACTATATGCACATACGCAGAAATGAATTTTAGTACTTGGTTTGAACCAAGTTAGGTATTCAGTATGGGTACTATTTGCATTCTCAAattaagacaaaaaaaaaatcattttaacTCAGGCTTTCTTTTTTGCTCTGGATAATTGGATGACAGTCAACACATTGTGTGTCATGAAAGCGAAGGCTGAAAATGATGCCTACATAATTTTCAAAGTGTTGCTTTCTGATCTAACAATTTCTCCAGTTTGTATGATCTATTATTCGCTTAGGAGACCATGAACAATGGGTTGTTGTAATGGCCAACCCAGTAGAAAGGCAAGCTGTCAACCTCAACCCTTTCTAGAAAGCAACCGATTTTTATGAGTGGAAATTCCAGTTCCAGATAAGATGGTGGCGCTATTTTGTCAAGCACACTTGTTATATTGATAAAACAAAGCAAAAACAGGAATACTTCGCATATTGAGAAATCCAAGCAAgaatagaaggttggtgaaagtCTGAATTGCTGCCTTCCATTTGGACTGCATAGTGGTAGTGGAATATTGAAAAGGAGTCATATAAAGCTACACTCGCATGCTTCACACCAGATTTTGTGTGTTGTAGATTCCTTCTAGCACATTGTCTACGTTTCTCAACAGAAGTCCAGAATACTAAACCATGCCCCCCAAAAAAAATATAAACCAAGGTTTAAAAGATTTCATGATTTATAGCCAAAATTACCTGCATAGCTCTCTCCTGCGATGTAGAACTCTCTGTCCCTGTACCCCGGAAACCGCTCTAGCCAATTCACTAGGAAGCTATACGCATCTTCCGCTAGAAAGCGAAAAGGGTTAATTACACAGAATCCCATTTTGTTAATCAATAAACCACATAATGACCGGAGTTGAACAGCAAAGCAAAGTTTAATCTTTCGAAGAATTGGAGCCTTTATTTAGTGGGGCGCATTCTTTTATGATCAATTTAACGTTGTTTCATGATGAATTTACCTACAAAGTCATCATTGAGTTTGTCAAGGTCAGAGGATGTGTTGGTGTAGGAGAAGCCAACTCCAACAGGAGACTCCAAGAACAGCAGGTTAGCCTCTGGCAAGCACAGAAAAGACTTTCAAACAGATGCAACTAACCTTGAGAatgaaaaagaacaaaaaattCAGAAAGCAGAGCACCTTTGTTCCAGGCATATTCGTTGAACTCCAGCGCTGCTCCTCGTCCGACAACTCTGAGAGGCCCTAGCTCAGATGCAGCTCCATAGCCAATCGAGGAGCAACCAGGTCCTAAATCGgtaatcacaagttaaaccttcCAGTAGAAACTAAAACAAATGCGCAGAAAGTAGCAAGAACTGAATGAAGTTCTATAATGTGACCAAAAAGGTAATTCAGAAAAATTATCATCAATGCATACAAATGATCACAAATACCAAGAACATGAATCGGCACAGAGAAGAACAAACTACAAAAAGCAAGAACAGATGTACTACTAAGTAGTAACCAATATGACAGACAGGTCATCGCTGCTCAACAACTAAAGAAGCAGACCAAATGGTAGGAGCTGTACACTAAGAATCGAGTAAAGGTCACTAATTTCCAATGGAAACTAATCCTTTGAGATTTTGTAATAACTGCTAAGGTACGGTAGAGCAGAAGCGACCTCCGTTGAGCCAGAGGAGGAGCGGCTTCTCCTCCGGCGTGGTCTGCGCCTCGAAGAACCAGTAGAAGAGCGCCCTCCCGTTGCGCTCGTTCACCGTGACGTAGCCGGAGAACTGCGACATGCTCGGGCTCTCCGGCTGCCCGGGGAGGCGCGCCACTCTGTCGGCGTCCCGCTGGTCGCTGGTGGCGCTGGCCAGCGACtgcgaggaggaagagaaggtggGCAAGGCAAGAGCGGAGACGAGGCAGAGGAAGAGACCTGTTGCCGCCATCGCCACGGGTACGGGTCGGTGGGAGATGGTTTGGGCGCCTGGGACTGGGAATGAATGTTTGGTAAGAATAACCTGGCTATAGAGTTTTTCGTGATTTGTTGGCAAGAATGTTTGATGTTTGGTAATAAAGGTTTTTTGCTGGGTCAAAGTCGGACGTTTTTTTGTACTTCCTCACACCATCGCTCATGTGCTCATGTGTGCGTGTAGGATGGCTAATCATATTtatctttttttatataatggaTTTATTAATTCGGCCTCAATATCTACGAAGGATATACGCAGCAAAAAAGATACAAGAGCACTTAGACTCACACCTCAATAAAAAGAAGAACACACATCCAAAAGAGGAAAAAAAACTATGACCTCAGCAATTCCTGCATCCCGACATCCTCTCCAGAAACGGCCAGATTCGACGGGTGAAAGTCGTCAAGTCGCTACCGCCCCTAGTACGCCATCGCTGCAAACCTCCTATGGTGCCATCTTCTTCATCTGCTTCAAGTGAGGTGATGCCACGCGTCACCGGTTAACCCACCTTCATCCATCATCGTCCAATTAGAATTAGCCGATTAGACGCGGTCCGACAAGATCCTCTTCCACTTCGCCAGATTCCAAGGCCTCCATTGCCCATAGGGTAGCCACCATCATAGGGATAATGGCAGTCGCCTCTGTTGGAGTCCTCTGTTATTGCCACCGAGGATATCCTCTTCCACCCAGACTCCTAGGCCTCCACCCCTTCTACTCTTCTAGGGTCTCACCGTTGTCGCCCCTAGGATGGGTAATCatgtttatcttttacatatctACCAATATATTATACTCTCTCTATTCAACTATAAGTTTTTTCTAAATAGACAACAAAAGCTTTGCCATAATTTTTATGAGACGGAGAAAATAAAAGGTAAATTGTTGGCCCAAATTTTTACTAGAAACCAGGTCCAAAAGTCACGCAACTTGGAGAGTGGTTCACTCATCCTGCACAACTTCGAACCGAACAACGGGAAACTTCACTCCCCTACTTGCCcaatgtcgatgcgggacccacgggatacccctcaaggaagagagaagatctagtctaactaggattctttctatgtaatcttagtagtagtagtattctgtaatcctactagaaactctcattgtaaactgactagaactctggcctcctgactatataaaggagggcggggttcctagagagttagagacaacactttacaatcaatccaacgcaaaggctaacgccgactggatgtaggactattactcgatcacggtcgagggcctgaaccaggataaatcgactgtctcttgcgtttatcgtcgagttctacatacgccgaagcccgaacaaactgccccgggtacccccgtggtaggctatcggtggtgaaacaagccagcgccaagcaaattcgagccattacagagatgggccctcctcgaagtgtcaaagatgtgcagaaactaacaggctgcatggcggccctcaatcgtttcatatcaagactcggcgaaaaagggttacctttctttaaactactaaagaagacagacaagtttgagtggacagaagaagccaacgaagctttcaaaagacttaaggcatacctcacctcctcgcccgttctcacacctccaaagaaatacgaagacaagatgatgtacattgcggcaacttctactatgatcagcacagcgatagtcgtagaaagagaagaagaagggcgcgtatataaagtacaacgtccagtatactacatcagcgaagtactgtcagaatcaaaaatccggtacccgcatgtgcaaaaactactctacgctctcctGATCATTTCACGCaaacttcgccactattttgaaagccataagattaccgtggtgacagatttcccactcggagacatcctacacaatagagacacaacagggcgcatatctaagtggacagttgaacttggtgctctcaatgtcgatttcaccccacgaaaagcaattaaatctcaagcccttgccgattttgttgccgagtggacagaaattcaacaacctatatcaaataccatccttgaccattggaagatgtactttgatgaatcactcaagctaggcggagctggtgtaggcgttctcttcatctctccagacggaaaacaactcaagtatgtccttcaaatATTAtgacaagctacaaacaatgaagcagaatacgaagccctcatccacaggctctgagtggcaattacccttggaatcaagcgattactcgtatatggcaattcggcagtagtcatcaaccaagtcaacaaagattgggactgtaccaaagaaaacatgggcgcttactgtgctgaaatacgaaaactcgaaaaacattttcaaagattagaaattctacatgtcctgcgcgattctaatattgcagcagacgtcctcgccaagctcgg harbors:
- the LOC136516464 gene encoding serine carboxypeptidase-like 26; its protein translation is MAATGLFLCLVSALALPTFSSSSQSLASATSDQRDADRVARLPGQPESPSMSQFSGYVTVNERNGRALFYWFFEAQTTPEEKPLLLWLNGGPGCSSIGYGAASELGPLRVVGRGAALEFNEYAWNKEANLLFLESPVGVGFSYTNTSSDLDKLNDDFVAEDAYSFLVNWLERFPGYRDREFYIAGESYAGHYVPQLAELVYDRNKDKKGKTYINLKGFIVGNPITNYYYDSKGLAEYAWSHSVVSDEIYDRIKKYCDFKNFNWSDNCNAVMDIVYNQYDEIDIYNIYAPKCLLNQSSASSENHAFFMNDQEKFRRRIRMFSGYDPCYSSYAEDYFNKKEVQKVFHANVVSGSLPVKWHVCSDPILNSYNFSVFSVLPIYSKLIKAGLRVWLYSGDADGRVPVIGSRYCVEALKLPMKTQWQPWYLDKQVAGRFVEYYGMSMVTVRGAGHLVPLNKPAEGLTLINTFLRGEQLPTHR